A stretch of the Arachis stenosperma cultivar V10309 chromosome 6, arast.V10309.gnm1.PFL2, whole genome shotgun sequence genome encodes the following:
- the LOC130934790 gene encoding uncharacterized protein LOC130934790, protein MGATPFHHSILEVRLPKYFDKPTDMRYDGTQDPQEHLTAFEARMNLEGVGDEVRCRAFPMTLAGPAIRWFNALPQGSVITFTDITRAFLAQFTTCIAKAKHPINLLGVTQRSGEPTRKYPDRFNDESLEIDSLTDSVASLCLTNGLLNEDFRKHLTTKPVWTMQEIQNVAREYINDEEVSQVVAANKRQPVYHPAHQPGNVERPKEHSKDEGPPKAFKPFPRVGKFTNYTPLAAPIVEVYQQIADKGILSKAPPAQG, encoded by the coding sequence ATGGGGGCAACCCCTTTTCACCATTCCATTCTCGAGGTCCGGCTACCGAAGTACTTCGATAAGCCAACAGACATGAGATACGATGGAACCCAGGACCCCCAGGAACATCTAACGGCCTTCGAGGCCAGGATGAATCTGGAGGGTGTGGGTGATGAAGTAAGGTGTCGCGCCTTTCCCATGACTTTAGCAGGTCCGGCAATCCGCTGGTTCAATGCTCTCCCCCAAGGCTCCGTGATAACCTTTACGGACATAACACGCGCTTTTCTAGCCCAGTTCACCACGTGTATTGCCAAAGCTAAGCACCCGATTAACTTGTTAGGGGTGACGCAAAGAAGCGGGGAACCGACCAGGAAGTATCCGGACAGGTTCAATGATGAATCCCTAGAGATTGACAGCTTAACCGACTCGGTGGCCAGCTTGTGTCTGACAAACGGGCTGTTGAACGAAGATTTCAGGAAGCACCTTACCACCAAGCCCGTGTGGACAATGCAAGAAATCCAAAATGTGGCTAGGGAGTACATCAACGATGAGGAGGTCAGCCAAGTCGTGGCAGCCAACAAACGACAGCCTGTCTACCATCCTGCCCATCAACCCGGTAACGTGGAAAGGCCTAAGGAGCACTCAAAGGACGAAGGGCCACCGAAAGCCTTCAAGCCATTCCCCCGGGTAGGGAAGTTCACTAACTACACTCCCCTGGCGGCCCCAATCGTCGAGGTGTACCAGCAGATAGCCGACAAAGGCATCTTGTCGAAAGCCCCGCCAGCTCAAGGATAG
- the LOC130934792 gene encoding wall-associated receptor kinase 2-like, translating into MAVGCSTFAYLTIYSNTSGSIVGCVTQCVNMSMAIDEGHCSGKGCCEVDIPTGMTTATIQVATYLYCSYAFVVRNGYYLFSKDHLEKLPYQMFPVVFDWSVGNETCKESLSRGTNACKGNSTCVEAESGYGYRCQYNQGFEGNPYLHACTDINECDTQIHTCLSKDNCLNSIGSYSCFCPNGQSGNGSIIGGCHEKIHKNILPEIVTGAGLIAVFVGTCLLYLRYQKRKLTKLKEKFFKQNGGLILLQQLSTREESSRTTQIFTAEQLKKATNNYDDNLVVGRGGFGTVYKGLLENDKAVAIKKSKTVNPTQVEQFINEVIVLSQINHRNVVKLLGCCLETEVPLLVYEFVRNGTLFDFIHNENKRNNFNWENRLRVAAEAAGALSYLHSAASIPIVHRDVKSANILLDEDFTAKVSDFGTSRFIPRDQVALATMVQGTFGYLDPEYMQTSQLTEKSDVYSFGVVLAELLTGQKALSFERPEGNENLAIYFLSCLKENRLFEALQVGILNVDNKQQIVEVANVTAKCLRLKGEERPYIKEVAVELERIRQHLLLMSPSSKRYEHGSSSHQNTKCGSIGNDEEALLSLAYGR; encoded by the exons ATGGCTGTTGGCTGCAGTACTTTTGCCTATCTTACTATCTACAGCAACACCAGCGGTTCTATAGTGGGGTGCGTAACACAATGTGTTAACATGAGTATGGCAATCGATGAGGGACATTGTTCCGGCAAAGGGTGCTGTGAGGTGGATATTCCTACCGGAATGACAACGGCCACAATTCAAGTAGCAACCTATCTCTACTGTAGCTATGCCTTTGTCGTCAGGAATGGCTACTACTTGTTTTCGAAGGACCACTTGGAGAAGCTACCATATCAGATGTTCCCTGTGGTTTTTGATTGGAGTGTTGGAAACGAGACGTGTAAAGAATCTTTGAGCAGAGGTACCAACGCTTGCAAGGGAAATAGTACTTGTGTGGAGGCAGAGAGCGGATATGGTTACCGGTGTCAATACAACCAAGGTTTTGAAGGAAATCCATACCTTCATGCTTGCACAG ACATTAATGAATGTGATACGCAGATTCATACATGTCTAAGTAAGGATAACTGTCTCAATTCAATTGGATCCTATTCATGCTTTTGTCCTAATGGGCAATCAGGAAATGGATCAATAATAGGAGGTTGCCATGAgaaaattcacaaaaatattCTTCCAGAAATTGTCACTG GTGCAGGATTGATAGCTGTTTTCGTGGGAACTTGTTTGTTATACCTCAGATACCAAAAGAGAAAACTCACCAAACTAAAAGAGAAGTTTTTTAAGCAAAACGGTGGTCTTATTTTGCTACAACAACTCTCTACAAGAGAAGAGTCCTCTCGTACTACTCAAATTTTCACTGCCGAACAATTGAAGAAGGCCACCAACAACTATGACGACAACTTGGTCGTTGGCAGGGGAGGTTTTGGCACAGTGTACAAAGGACTTCTAGAGAATGACAAAGCTGTTGCCATCAAGAAGTCCAAAACAGTTAATCCTACACAAGTTGAGCAATTCATCAATGAGGTTATTGTTTTGTCCCAAATTAACCACAGAAATGTGGTGAAGCTTTTGGGTTGCTGTTTAGAAACAGAAGTCCCTCTTCTCGTCTATGAGTTTGTAAGGAATGGCACACTCTTCGATTTTATCCATAATGAAAACAAGAGAAATAATTTCAATTGGGAAAATCGTCTGAGAGTTGCAGCAGAGGCAGCCGGAGCTTTATCATATCTTCACTCAGCTGCTTCCATACCAATTGTCCACAGAGATGTTAAGAGTGCCAACATTCTCTTAGACGAAGATTTCACTGCCAAAGTCTCTGACTTTGGAACTTCAAGATTCATTCCACGGGATCAAGTTGCATTGGCTACAATGGTCCAAGGAACTTTTGGTTATTTGGATCCAGAATACATGCAAACCAGCCAACTCACAGAGAAAAGCGATGTGTATAGCTTTGGCGTTGTGCTGGCAGAGCTTCTTACAGGACAGAAAGCTCTTTCATTTGAGAGGCCGGAAGGGAACGAAaatcttgctatttactttctatCTTGCCTGAAGGAGAATCGCTTGTTTGAAGCTCttcaagttggaatcttgaatGTAGATAACAAGCAGCAGATTGTGGAAGTTGCTAATGTTACTGCAAAGTGTTTGAGACTCAAAGGAGAAGAGAGACCATACATAAAGGAAGTGGCAGTGGAATTGGAACGAATAAGGCAACACTTACTTCTTATGTCACCATCGTCAAAAAGATATGAGCATGGAAGTAGTAGTCATCAAAATACAAAATGTGGTAGTATTGGGAATGATGAAGAAGCGCTACTTTCTTTAGCATATGGAAGGTGA